A single window of Entomoplasma ellychniae DNA harbors:
- a CDS encoding single-stranded DNA-binding protein, with protein MNSVNIIGRITKDLELKSTSNGQGRFVSFTVAVSEYSQQKEITNFIPCFAFERTAENMVKFLSKGSLVSVSGRISVRTSQKDGKYETITTITADRVNFLGSSKNNENTEDQPSVNESDIILESPVLATSSAGAIQDEVILSDDESTLWD; from the coding sequence ATGAACTCAGTGAACATTATCGGAAGAATAACCAAAGATTTAGAATTAAAATCAACTAGTAATGGTCAAGGTAGATTTGTTTCTTTTACAGTTGCTGTGAGTGAATATTCACAACAAAAAGAAATAACAAACTTTATTCCTTGTTTTGCATTTGAAAGAACTGCAGAAAACATGGTTAAATTTCTTTCAAAAGGAAGCTTAGTTTCTGTATCTGGAAGAATAAGTGTTCGTACAAGTCAAAAAGATGGAAAATATGAAACCATTACAACAATAACTGCTGACCGTGTAAACTTTTTAGGATCTTCAAAAAATAATGAAAATACAGAAGATCAACCTTCTGTAAATGAATCAGATATTATTTTAGAATCACCTGTATTAGCAACTTCTAGCGCAGGCGCTATTCAAGATGAAGTTATTTTAAGTGATGATGAGTCAACATTATGAGATTAA
- a CDS encoding TRASH domain-containing protein, whose translation MSDTEKIIICDQCGKEKRVNKPSVWTINNNVYYFCTKTCNTNWIVEIFENDD comes from the coding sequence ATGTCAGATACTGAAAAAATAATAATTTGTGATCAATGTGGCAAAGAAAAAAGAGTAAATAAACCTTCAGTTTGAACAATAAACAACAATGTGTATTACTTCTGCACTAAAACTTGCAACACTAATTGAATTGTAGAAATATTTGAAAATGATGATTAA
- a CDS encoding Mbov_0397 family ICE element conjugal transfer ATPase — MENNNKKNSKELVGVIPKPPQKAVLKWGILWTDLIATLFGFVVGVLIILSIPNVSSLVWNIVIKTVIMICVLFILMIPLMPVPSAGNGVRIYHILWWSVSFKYIDKKIYKLEDKNHSTKKFNSYKKINFDSSIEAAKDFLILTNENETDKLFMCGIKFEGKNIFQQDLIDLEMMANSWWELLVNSKYDLQIVKLSVMSNRDFNNQHISNLLSINNKLFETEKINIIQYEARRRVLEEYTKKYIYKNDISREDFIEEKYHIIVYAEDEKEMITEINRITAILNQKGLSGQKMSSYENVNLIYQSYTPLAEPLSPTLIESNSEDLTKFLAFKEIEFKRNCFKVNGQEQYFKVAAITKFPMKVELGWMIGLFRNSTSAIVTIKESLINENKFLSNNLMNLQTNSQTINQTKVVDIKAMQYEQEVYSQIVADLATGTEKLKEVSATVIFSGNNEDELREQSNSLKSELQKIGIYLNDLINRQIEALEHFSLKPRTPLKKQISRQIPTWTMALSYPFISQKLNDRRGLYLGVSVVGDQIIYDQFFLPSGLTTSHNLLLIGMAGSGKSHTIKKLAIWNTVNQVHTHIFDIENEYAPLARNLGEKVVHVGTKNGVINPLQIMATPNDELTNNLYDDMQFYLTNLEGWFKLLYPDFNDYQIGYLIKEVGTLYLNTTSINKALKNKLSLDDLKTNDFPIMSDLIRLMELELKTISSDQQMLHQQWIYSLKQDFENNGKYEYLLNNHSTLEVGNHSLIVYNIKSIFDTNNQKLQNALLYLLFAYVTNKFNTLRIENDIKYAELVAKFEEEKNPYPNKAAYELLVKQTLLIDEGHEFMKNSDVTLDFLNSSVKRFRKYYAGLTFCTQDVKDFVKDGESSKKTQSILTNTPARLIMLCSSKGLEDVETLFAQDGGLTTEEKKHILNAGQGRGVFMKNNNNRHQIQIELNDVEKEIIRNRNYD, encoded by the coding sequence ATGGAAAACAATAACAAAAAAAATTCAAAAGAATTAGTGGGTGTAATACCAAAACCTCCACAAAAAGCAGTTTTAAAATGAGGTATTTTATGAACCGATTTGATAGCAACATTATTTGGTTTTGTAGTTGGTGTTTTAATAATTTTATCAATTCCAAATGTTTCAAGTCTGGTCTGAAATATTGTAATAAAAACAGTAATCATGATATGTGTTTTATTTATTTTAATGATACCTTTAATGCCTGTCCCATCTGCTGGTAATGGGGTAAGGATTTATCATATACTATGATGAAGTGTTTCTTTTAAATACATTGATAAAAAAATATATAAATTAGAAGATAAAAATCATTCCACCAAAAAATTTAATTCTTATAAAAAAATAAATTTTGATTCAAGCATCGAAGCAGCAAAAGATTTTTTAATTCTAACAAACGAAAATGAAACAGATAAATTGTTTATGTGTGGAATAAAGTTTGAGGGTAAAAATATTTTTCAACAAGATTTAATAGATCTAGAAATGATGGCAAATAGTTGATGAGAGTTACTAGTCAATTCAAAATATGATTTACAAATTGTTAAATTGTCTGTTATGAGTAATAGAGATTTTAATAATCAACACATTTCAAATCTTTTATCTATAAATAATAAACTTTTTGAAACAGAAAAAATAAATATAATTCAGTATGAAGCTAGAAGAAGAGTTTTAGAAGAATACACTAAAAAATATATTTATAAAAACGATATAAGTAGAGAAGATTTTATTGAAGAAAAATATCATATTATTGTTTATGCTGAAGATGAAAAAGAAATGATAACAGAGATTAATAGAATAACAGCTATACTAAATCAAAAAGGCTTATCTGGACAAAAAATGAGTTCATATGAAAACGTAAATTTAATTTATCAAAGTTACACACCATTAGCTGAACCCTTGTCTCCAACTTTAATTGAGAGTAATTCAGAAGATTTAACAAAATTCTTAGCGTTTAAAGAAATAGAATTTAAAAGAAATTGTTTTAAGGTGAATGGTCAAGAGCAATATTTCAAAGTTGCAGCTATCACAAAATTTCCAATGAAGGTCGAACTTGGTTGAATGATTGGCTTATTTAGAAATTCCACTAGCGCTATTGTTACTATAAAAGAGAGCTTAATTAATGAAAACAAATTCTTAAGTAATAACTTAATGAATTTACAAACAAATTCTCAAACAATAAATCAAACTAAAGTTGTCGATATAAAAGCAATGCAATATGAACAAGAGGTTTATTCTCAAATTGTTGCTGATTTAGCAACAGGAACTGAAAAGCTAAAAGAAGTTAGTGCAACAGTAATTTTTTCAGGTAACAATGAAGATGAATTAAGAGAACAATCAAATTCATTAAAATCTGAACTTCAAAAAATAGGAATTTACTTAAATGATCTAATAAATAGACAAATAGAAGCTTTAGAACATTTTTCATTAAAACCAAGAACCCCTTTAAAAAAACAAATTTCAAGACAAATACCAACATGAACAATGGCTTTATCCTATCCTTTCATATCTCAAAAATTAAATGACAGAAGAGGGCTTTATTTAGGTGTTAGTGTTGTTGGTGACCAAATAATTTATGATCAATTCTTTTTACCTAGTGGTTTAACTACTTCACATAATTTATTACTTATTGGCATGGCTGGTTCAGGTAAATCACACACAATTAAAAAATTAGCTATTTGAAATACTGTTAATCAAGTTCATACACATATTTTTGATATTGAAAATGAATATGCTCCACTTGCAAGAAATTTAGGTGAAAAAGTAGTACACGTTGGTACAAAAAATGGAGTAATTAATCCACTTCAAATAATGGCTACTCCAAATGATGAATTAACAAATAATTTATATGATGATATGCAGTTTTATCTTACAAATTTAGAAGGTTGATTTAAATTGCTTTATCCTGATTTTAATGACTATCAAATAGGTTACTTGATTAAAGAAGTCGGAACTCTTTATTTAAATACAACATCAATCAATAAAGCTTTAAAAAATAAATTATCTTTAGATGATTTAAAAACTAATGATTTCCCAATTATGTCAGACTTAATAAGACTAATGGAATTAGAACTTAAAACAATAAGTTCTGATCAACAAATGCTTCATCAACAATGAATTTATAGTCTAAAACAAGATTTTGAGAACAATGGTAAATATGAATATTTGCTAAATAATCATTCAACTCTTGAAGTTGGTAATCATAGTTTAATAGTTTACAACATCAAATCAATCTTTGATACAAATAATCAAAAATTACAAAATGCTTTATTATATTTACTTTTTGCATATGTAACAAATAAATTTAACACTTTAAGAATTGAAAATGATATTAAATATGCTGAACTTGTTGCTAAATTTGAAGAAGAAAAAAATCCTTACCCAAATAAAGCTGCTTATGAACTTTTAGTTAAACAAACTTTACTAATTGATGAAGGGCATGAATTTATGAAAAATTCAGATGTTACTTTGGACTTTTTAAATTCATCAGTAAAACGTTTTAGAAAATATTATGCTGGATTAACTTTTTGTACTCAAGATGTAAAGGACTTTGTTAAAGATGGAGAAAGTTCTAAAAAAACTCAATCTATATTGACAAATACACCAGCAAGACTAATAATGCTTTGTAGCTCAAAGGGATTAGAAGATGTTGAGACTCTTTTTGCGCAAGATGGTGGTTTAACAACCGAAGAAAAAAAACACATATTAAATGCTGGTCAAGGAAGAGGAGTTTTTATGAAAAATAACAACAATAGGCATCAAATTCAAATTGAACTAAATGATGTTGAAAAAGAAATAATAAGGAATAGAAATTATGATTAA
- a CDS encoding Mbov_0396 family ICE element transmembrane protein, translating into MTINSKLKENDFYNYRKEINWALVILIISVSILFFTFYKTTLSFDVNNITIKRLEDLKTLGDLPNVPPFVVASPYVDFSDGFFWEPLPNGGFRLMAINELVKLPGTLKAGMPGGWDQQAFLNKLIEMLKAMNEAKSQKLILTLIRMIALPIMFISYIINYIIIGFSSGGINQLIFGGDQFVVENIPVAFWIICISVPLVLIIIFLFQTISMANTDDKRSPQQRLKDASIGSFKTVIYIFCIPVGFWIIGTGLDLTISYISFVVEGNPQDKSFAFTDNVYKLLFFGLNPTSSGDFFARYPVLLAVLGGSVPGGLWKSETIVKAFTVWGFIGLAIGGSTLIFLLSIFAALIEKTFWLFFNFLICIYYACASAFDGGARMKMTREKIIAKTLSIAIITLGINLTYTVSAGMQSLISFPPITGQAGYIIFALIMAIISIAVLMGVKKIAAEVESQIGEYSNYSRIDQTTKSNFQTGSKLASNATKTVGAVSKGPLGAVGLTTGVIGSE; encoded by the coding sequence ATGACAATAAATTCAAAGTTAAAAGAAAATGATTTTTACAATTATAGAAAAGAAATTAATTGGGCTTTAGTTATTTTGATAATTTCTGTTTCAATTTTATTTTTTACTTTTTATAAAACCACTTTATCTTTTGATGTTAATAATATAACAATTAAAAGGTTAGAGGATTTAAAAACGTTAGGTGATTTGCCTAATGTTCCACCTTTTGTGGTTGCATCACCTTATGTGGATTTTTCCGATGGTTTTTTTTGAGAGCCTTTGCCAAATGGTGGTTTTAGATTAATGGCAATAAATGAACTCGTTAAATTACCTGGAACTCTTAAAGCAGGTATGCCTGGCGGATGAGATCAACAAGCTTTTTTAAATAAATTAATTGAAATGTTAAAAGCTATGAATGAAGCCAAAAGTCAAAAATTAATCTTAACTTTGATAAGAATGATTGCATTGCCTATAATGTTTATTAGCTACATAATTAATTACATTATTATTGGTTTTTCATCTGGTGGGATTAATCAACTAATCTTTGGTGGAGATCAGTTTGTTGTCGAAAATATTCCTGTTGCTTTTTGAATAATTTGTATATCAGTTCCTTTAGTATTAATTATAATATTTTTATTTCAAACAATTTCTATGGCAAACACAGACGATAAACGTTCACCACAACAAAGACTTAAAGATGCAAGCATAGGTAGTTTTAAAACTGTAATCTATATATTTTGTATCCCTGTTGGGTTTTGAATAATCGGAACTGGATTAGACTTAACCATTAGTTACATTTCTTTTGTAGTAGAAGGAAACCCTCAAGACAAATCTTTTGCATTTACAGACAATGTTTATAAATTATTATTCTTTGGATTAAATCCAACAAGTAGTGGTGATTTTTTTGCAAGATATCCAGTCTTATTAGCTGTGCTTGGGGGGTCAGTGCCTGGTGGTCTTTGAAAATCTGAGACAATTGTTAAAGCCTTTACAGTTTGGGGTTTTATAGGATTAGCGATTGGTGGTTCTACCTTGATATTTTTGCTATCAATATTTGCTGCTTTAATTGAAAAAACATTTTGGTTATTTTTTAATTTTCTTATTTGTATTTATTATGCTTGTGCCTCTGCTTTTGATGGTGGAGCAAGAATGAAAATGACTAGAGAGAAGATAATTGCTAAAACTCTTTCAATAGCGATTATAACTTTGGGAATTAATTTAACATATACAGTTTCTGCCGGCATGCAGTCATTAATTAGCTTTCCACCAATAACAGGTCAAGCCGGTTACATAATTTTTGCTTTGATTATGGCAATAATCTCAATAGCTGTTCTAATGGGGGTTAAAAAAATTGCTGCTGAAGTGGAATCACAAATTGGTGAATATTCAAATTATTCAAGAATTGATCAAACAACAAAAAGTAATTTCCAAACTGGTTCTAAATTAGCTTCTAATGCGACTAAGACTGTTGGTGCTGTTAGCAAAGGACCTTTAGGAGCTGTTGGTTTAACCACAGGAGTGATTGGATCGGAATAA
- a CDS encoding sugar-phospahte nucleotidyltransferase: MYFPNKNDEWYTLPYAIEPILEFLKPNSKILCPFDTIDCEYVNVLKKAGHKVSYRHIKDGFDFFDLESGDVLSFDYIISNPPYSLRKQVFIKLEELNKPFAMLVPLVSIALKPIREKIQDKQLLIFDKRIKFKSNEGLVCKNPPSETAYICKNILPKQIIFKELLF, encoded by the coding sequence ATGTATTTTCCTAATAAAAATGATGAGTGGTACACATTGCCCTATGCGATTGAACCTATTTTAGAATTTCTTAAACCAAACTCAAAAATATTATGCCCATTTGACACTATTGATTGCGAATATGTAAATGTTTTAAAAAAGGCAGGTCACAAGGTCAGTTATAGGCACATTAAAGACGGATTTGATTTTTTTGATTTGGAAAGTGGTGATGTTTTATCTTTTGATTACATCATTTCAAATCCACCTTACAGTTTAAGAAAACAAGTGTTTATCAAATTGGAAGAATTAAACAAACCATTCGCTATGTTAGTGCCTTTGGTATCAATAGCTTTAAAACCTATAAGAGAAAAAATACAAGACAAACAATTGTTAATTTTTGACAAAAGAATTAAGTTTAAATCAAATGAGGGGTTAGTTTGCAAAAACCCACCATCTGAAACAGCATATATTTGCAAAAACATTTTACCTAAACAAATTATCTTTAAAGAACTACTTTTTTAA
- a CDS encoding HsdM family class I SAM-dependent methyltransferase, with product MKNSELEFYLHNYLFNVVSDMKKRNLYKYDWNVNKSDFEEINSKLSTASKNLSNSINPSLGKPDLIYFNPETKLLILGEIKNDKKKHTSNKIGKITDPKIFATDGVLHYMSFFKDYDVFGIAASGSKGDYIIDQFYSKKDSLIFEPLPSQRILNEFDYENIIADDLIDEKVDNLSDAISSLNKLMDDSKISTEKRPIITGSIIFSLTHFKQIQTDIEKHKTNTSNISGLLISSIKTKMLNVLPENKRDKNIGIIDRFCNLIESYSINNEIWKKIIDNIDQKLMPIINKMKKESYHDFSGDMYRVLLRYTSGDGKILGQVLTPKHIANLMIDLAELKKDDSVIDPACGTGIFLVNSMNKLISMAKNDEEIETIKSKKIYGIEISKEMFFLTLVNMLINDDGKTNIFVDDDNPEPKKSGIFKYDKKDFVENPKKVIMNPPYLSQDEMWKFINKSLTLATEKVVIIVSTSIFKGNTDFKREFLKNNSLMAVINMPNNIFQNKSSSGAQVKTSILVADIGRPNSENYLGTYFYDLKDDGFISSKKHGRYDGIKKWSQIKSDFLENYKNRKEILNTSINIKNVSENDTWNFNFYNKISSEDFLNLNDYLFNLFEEIVNKNNNKDKYKIYDHFLNIDSELKAYDIKKYIKNFKLKETSANEHLEIKKNINNALRIEKYIDIKDGDISYVAASNSRNGCRISNIRNIYNESVLDNLFTWNTQGDGGAGLAFFHPYKFIVASTCKVFDLIDKTLSLEHKIFIAFAMSLEHKNRYFGYSISEGEFKNGTLKLTLPVNNKEEPDWNLIYEIMVNNPIFIKIKKYLNLF from the coding sequence ATGAAAAATAGTGAATTAGAATTTTACTTACATAATTATTTGTTTAATGTTGTTAGTGATATGAAAAAAAGAAATTTGTACAAATATGATTGAAATGTTAATAAGTCTGATTTTGAAGAAATAAACTCAAAATTATCAACAGCATCAAAAAATCTTTCTAATTCTATCAATCCTTCTTTAGGAAAACCAGATTTAATATATTTTAATCCCGAGACTAAGCTTTTAATTTTAGGAGAAATTAAAAACGATAAGAAAAAACACACATCTAATAAAATCGGAAAAATAACTGACCCAAAAATTTTTGCAACAGATGGAGTACTGCATTATATGAGTTTTTTTAAAGATTATGACGTATTTGGAATAGCTGCTTCAGGTTCTAAGGGTGATTACATAATTGATCAATTTTATTCAAAAAAAGATAGCCTCATTTTTGAACCCTTACCATCTCAAAGAATATTAAATGAGTTTGATTACGAGAATATTATAGCTGATGATTTGATTGATGAAAAAGTTGATAACCTAAGTGATGCAATTTCTTCTTTAAATAAGCTAATGGATGATAGTAAAATTTCTACAGAAAAAAGACCGATAATTACTGGTTCTATAATTTTTTCTTTAACGCATTTTAAGCAAATACAAACAGACATTGAAAAGCACAAGACTAATACAAGCAACATTAGTGGTTTACTAATTAGTTCTATAAAAACTAAAATGTTAAATGTTTTGCCTGAAAATAAAAGAGACAAAAATATTGGAATTATTGATAGATTTTGTAATCTAATTGAATCATATTCAATAAATAATGAAATTTGAAAAAAAATTATTGATAACATAGATCAAAAATTAATGCCAATTATAAACAAAATGAAAAAAGAGTCTTATCATGATTTTTCTGGTGACATGTATAGAGTTTTACTGAGATACACATCGGGAGATGGAAAAATTTTAGGTCAAGTTTTAACTCCAAAACACATAGCAAATTTAATGATAGACCTAGCAGAATTAAAAAAAGATGACTCTGTAATAGATCCTGCTTGTGGAACGGGAATTTTTTTAGTTAATTCTATGAATAAATTAATATCAATGGCTAAAAATGATGAAGAAATTGAGACAATTAAAAGTAAAAAAATATACGGAATAGAGATATCTAAAGAAATGTTTTTTTTAACATTAGTGAATATGCTTATTAATGATGATGGTAAGACTAATATTTTTGTTGATGACGACAACCCCGAACCTAAAAAATCTGGAATTTTTAAATACGATAAAAAAGACTTTGTAGAAAATCCTAAAAAAGTTATAATGAATCCGCCTTATTTATCTCAGGATGAAATGTGAAAATTTATAAATAAATCTTTAACATTGGCAACAGAAAAAGTTGTAATAATTGTTTCAACTTCTATTTTTAAAGGAAATACTGATTTTAAAAGAGAGTTCTTGAAAAATAATTCGCTGATGGCTGTTATTAATATGCCAAACAATATTTTTCAAAACAAAAGTTCTTCTGGCGCACAAGTTAAAACATCTATTCTTGTCGCTGATATAGGAAGGCCAAATTCTGAAAATTATCTTGGAACATATTTTTATGACCTTAAAGATGATGGTTTCATATCTAGCAAAAAACATGGTAGATACGATGGCATTAAAAAATGGTCACAAATTAAAAGTGATTTTTTAGAGAATTATAAAAATAGAAAAGAAATTTTAAATACATCAATTAACATAAAGAACGTATCTGAAAATGATACATGAAATTTTAATTTCTATAATAAAATATCTTCTGAAGATTTTTTAAATTTGAATGATTATTTATTTAATTTGTTTGAAGAAATAGTAAATAAGAATAACAATAAAGATAAATATAAAATTTATGATCATTTCTTAAACATAGACTCTGAATTAAAAGCTTATGATATAAAAAAATATATTAAAAATTTTAAATTAAAGGAAACTTCAGCTAATGAGCATTTGGAAATTAAAAAAAATATTAATAATGCACTAAGAATTGAAAAATATATAGATATCAAAGATGGAGATATCTCATATGTCGCTGCATCAAATTCTAGAAACGGTTGTAGAATAAGCAATATAAGAAATATATATAATGAATCTGTTTTGGATAATTTATTTACATGAAACACTCAAGGAGATGGGGGAGCAGGCCTAGCTTTCTTCCATCCTTATAAATTTATTGTAGCAAGCACATGCAAAGTTTTTGATTTGATAGACAAGACATTGAGTCTAGAGCACAAAATTTTTATTGCTTTTGCTATGAGCCTAGAACACAAAAATAGATATTTTGGATATTCAATAAGTGAAGGTGAGTTCAAAAATGGAACTTTAAAATTAACTTTACCTGTAAACAACAAAGAAGAACCAGATTGGAATTTAATTTATGAAATTATGGTTAATAATCCTATATTTATTAAAATTAAAAAATATTTAAACTTATTTTAA
- a CDS encoding relaxase MobL produces the protein MNRKQNNIFKVIRFYDPNNSKQRLTNYYRGKKGSKNITYIDYITRKQACILKALPEKALQENRELNEFMLESRSEWRQKWLNKGVSEEFLKASENIFDDEKYSKYGWNFKTKLFNSLNEAGHFQNSDFIARESTIFNLTQETEQEMLKELLEIDRERSRRQKSIEEYKKVQWGTGLYTNQAHFKTKGSYIFGELSKQEVQNLKNEFLNMRNNNDRLMWDTVLSFDTEFAEDNNILVPEVIGKLISKNIDQLFIENNLDPKRMSWGFSMHGNTSNPHAHLFFYENEPNRNGEWKFKGNLNQESMKYFYQRIELNAQTNELSYQKMRVLELETKALISEEISGQFFLSKHQQFLIHKQIKKIDELSLKIKDLELNFRKRYLSEQLTVKEKQNHNKNIKSMKNNLINNINLIHESHSKNKLKQFFERRTNLTEIEKQIAKKVDSNMLFLNKINTWEKLKCSMVKTQKLLNHEHISWFETMKTYRTKKGSTLSFNTLNDEGKIEAISYVENIIKQSKNGTLMLQNIQSKVDDISHELTKVLLKKIDDNDTKTIQTLKTIDALDKLNLKINSQSLYNNLSENNLTKEQKETLIFNEVKNSLMNGENGYYSKHVNVLFNEIYNQNFQLGIKKEFKENKFLTQNVSKISNSISDAFKLGSRQAAYEFENEMKRLKMKAENEIEKYERERIRI, from the coding sequence ATGAATAGAAAACAAAATAACATTTTCAAAGTAATAAGATTTTATGATCCCAACAACTCAAAACAAAGATTGACAAACTATTATCGCGGCAAAAAAGGTTCTAAAAATATTACTTATATCGATTACATAACAAGAAAACAAGCATGTATTTTAAAAGCACTTCCTGAAAAAGCTTTGCAAGAAAATAGAGAGTTAAATGAATTCATGTTAGAAAGCAGGAGTGAGTGAAGACAGAAATGATTAAACAAAGGAGTGAGTGAAGAATTTTTAAAAGCTAGTGAAAATATATTTGATGATGAAAAGTATTCAAAGTATGGTTGAAACTTTAAAACAAAATTATTTAATTCATTAAATGAAGCAGGCCATTTTCAAAATTCTGATTTTATAGCTAGAGAATCTACAATCTTTAATTTAACACAAGAAACTGAACAAGAAATGTTAAAAGAACTTTTGGAAATAGATAGAGAACGCTCAAGAAGACAAAAGAGTATTGAAGAATATAAAAAAGTGCAATGAGGAACTGGACTTTATACTAATCAGGCACATTTCAAAACTAAAGGTAGTTATATTTTTGGTGAGTTGTCAAAACAAGAAGTTCAAAATTTAAAAAATGAATTTTTAAATATGAGGAATAACAATGATAGGTTAATGTGAGATACTGTTTTATCTTTTGATACAGAATTTGCTGAAGATAACAATATTTTGGTTCCTGAAGTAATTGGAAAACTCATAAGTAAAAATATTGATCAATTATTTATTGAAAACAATTTAGACCCTAAAAGAATGAGTTGGGGATTTTCTATGCATGGAAATACATCTAATCCACACGCTCATTTATTTTTTTATGAAAATGAACCTAACAGAAATGGTGAATGAAAATTCAAGGGAAATTTAAACCAAGAATCTATGAAGTATTTTTATCAAAGAATTGAATTAAATGCTCAAACTAATGAACTAAGTTACCAAAAAATGAGAGTTTTAGAATTAGAAACCAAAGCCTTAATTTCTGAAGAAATAAGTGGACAATTCTTTTTATCTAAACATCAACAATTCTTGATTCATAAACAAATTAAAAAAATAGATGAATTAAGTTTAAAAATTAAAGATTTAGAACTTAATTTTAGAAAAAGATATTTATCTGAACAGCTAACTGTTAAAGAAAAACAAAATCATAATAAAAATATAAAATCAATGAAAAATAATTTAATTAATAACATAAATTTAATTCATGAAAGCCATTCTAAAAATAAACTAAAACAATTTTTTGAAAGAAGAACTAATTTAACAGAAATTGAAAAGCAAATCGCAAAAAAGGTAGATTCCAATATGTTGTTTCTCAATAAAATTAACACTTGAGAAAAACTTAAATGTTCAATGGTAAAAACCCAAAAATTATTAAATCATGAACACATAAGTTGATTTGAAACAATGAAAACTTATAGAACTAAAAAGGGCTCAACATTAAGTTTTAACACATTAAATGATGAAGGAAAGATCGAAGCTATATCATATGTTGAAAATATAATAAAGCAGTCTAAAAATGGTACGTTAATGCTTCAAAACATCCAAAGTAAAGTTGATGATATTTCGCATGAACTAACAAAAGTTCTTCTAAAGAAAATTGATGATAATGATACCAAAACCATTCAAACATTAAAAACAATAGATGCTCTCGATAAATTAAATTTAAAAATAAATTCACAAAGTTTATATAATAATTTATCTGAAAATAATTTAACAAAAGAACAAAAAGAAACTTTAATTTTTAATGAAGTGAAAAACTCACTAATGAATGGCGAAAATGGTTATTATTCAAAACATGTTAATGTGTTATTTAATGAAATTTATAATCAAAATTTTCAACTAGGAATCAAAAAGGAATTCAAAGAAAATAAATTTTTGACTCAAAACGTCTCTAAAATATCTAATTCGATTAGCGATGCTTTTAAACTGGGTTCTAGACAAGCAGCATATGAATTTGAAAATGAAATGAAAAGACTGAAAATGAAAGCTGAAAATGAAATTGAAAAATATGAAAGAGAAAGGATTAGGATATAA